A single genomic interval of Streptomyces graminofaciens harbors:
- a CDS encoding ATP-binding cassette domain-containing protein, whose translation MTATSTPTPVLQARGLVKRYGQVTAIDGADFDLLPGEVLAVIGDNGAGKTSLIKALTGALTPDAGEIRLNGEPITFSGPQSARAHGIETVYQDLAVAASMDIASNMFLGRELRRPGVLGSVFRMLDKKRMRQEAAEHMADLKIGLRSLTQSVETLSGGQRQAVAVARSVAWARSVVVMDEPTAALGVKESGQVLDLIRRVRDKGMPVVLISHNMPHVFEIADRIHVHRLGKRAAVIKPSDYSMAEVVAIMTGALTVDAAGDTVVADSAAAKAAGVQAH comes from the coding sequence ATGACCGCCACGTCCACCCCCACGCCCGTGCTCCAGGCCCGAGGTCTGGTCAAGCGCTACGGCCAGGTCACCGCCATCGACGGCGCCGACTTCGATCTGCTGCCCGGCGAGGTCCTGGCCGTCATCGGCGACAACGGCGCCGGCAAGACCAGCCTGATCAAGGCCCTCACCGGCGCGCTGACCCCCGACGCGGGCGAGATACGCCTCAACGGCGAGCCCATCACCTTCTCCGGTCCGCAGAGCGCCCGTGCCCACGGCATCGAGACGGTCTATCAGGACCTGGCCGTGGCCGCCTCCATGGACATCGCGTCGAACATGTTCCTCGGCCGTGAGCTGCGCCGCCCCGGTGTCCTCGGCAGTGTCTTCCGCATGCTCGACAAGAAGCGGATGCGCCAGGAGGCCGCCGAACACATGGCCGATCTGAAGATCGGGCTGCGTTCGCTGACCCAGTCGGTCGAGACGCTCTCCGGCGGTCAGCGGCAGGCCGTCGCGGTCGCCCGGTCCGTCGCCTGGGCCCGCAGCGTCGTCGTCATGGACGAACCCACCGCCGCCCTCGGCGTCAAGGAGTCCGGTCAGGTCCTCGACCTCATCCGACGGGTCCGCGACAAGGGCATGCCGGTCGTTCTCATCAGCCACAACATGCCGCACGTCTTCGAGATCGCGGACCGGATCCACGTCCACCGCCTCGGCAAGCGCGCAGCTGTGATCAAGCCCTCCGACTACTCCATGGCCGAGGTCGTCGCCATCATGACCGGCGCACTCACCGTCGACGCGGCCGGAGATACTGTCGTAGCGGATTCCGCGGCGGCCAAGGCCGCCGGCGTCCAGGCCCATTGA
- a CDS encoding LacI family DNA-binding transcriptional regulator — MAANRRPTLADVAREVGVSAKTVSRVLNEDGPASARTREQVLAAVAKLGFQPNLMARNIRVGGPDTTIGLVIPDLGNPFFGAVASSIEDRVRDRGLTLLMGSSADDPGRERALTDKFLARRISILMVVPSVGADHSHLKSHRAAGLPVVFLDRPGVGLATDSVVSSNRTGAHDGVAHLISYGHRRIGFVGDLPTKLYTRRERLAGYRAALEEAGLPHDRALVTNAHDQHGASAATAQLLDLADPPTALFAGNNIVALGIVTELARTNRKDIAVVAFDDVALAEALEPALTVVAQDPEEIGKAAATAALARLDGDRSRARTITVPTRLIVRGSGERPAPALRKA, encoded by the coding sequence ATGGCAGCGAACCGCCGCCCCACCCTCGCAGACGTGGCAAGAGAAGTGGGCGTCAGCGCCAAGACCGTCTCCCGCGTCCTCAACGAGGACGGGCCCGCCTCGGCCCGGACCAGGGAACAGGTGCTCGCCGCCGTCGCCAAACTCGGCTTCCAGCCCAACCTCATGGCCCGCAACATCCGCGTCGGCGGCCCCGACACCACCATCGGACTGGTCATCCCCGACCTCGGCAACCCCTTCTTCGGGGCCGTGGCCAGCAGCATCGAGGACAGGGTCCGCGACCGCGGGCTGACCCTGCTCATGGGCTCCTCCGCCGACGACCCCGGCCGTGAACGCGCGCTGACGGACAAGTTCCTCGCCCGCCGCATCAGCATCCTGATGGTCGTGCCGTCCGTAGGCGCCGACCACTCCCACCTCAAGTCCCACCGTGCCGCGGGCCTGCCTGTCGTCTTCCTCGACCGTCCGGGAGTGGGCCTCGCCACGGACAGCGTCGTCAGCTCCAACCGTACGGGCGCCCACGACGGGGTCGCCCACCTCATCTCCTACGGCCACCGGCGCATCGGTTTCGTCGGTGACCTCCCCACCAAGCTCTACACCCGCCGCGAGCGCCTGGCCGGCTACCGCGCGGCCCTGGAGGAGGCCGGACTCCCGCACGACCGCGCCCTCGTCACCAACGCCCATGACCAGCACGGCGCTTCGGCGGCCACGGCCCAACTGCTGGATCTGGCGGATCCTCCCACCGCCCTGTTCGCCGGCAACAACATCGTCGCGCTGGGCATAGTGACCGAACTGGCCCGGACCAACCGCAAGGACATCGCCGTCGTCGCCTTCGACGACGTGGCCCTCGCCGAGGCCCTCGAACCGGCGCTGACCGTGGTCGCCCAGGACCCCGAGGAGATCGGGAAGGCGGCGGCCACCGCCGCCCTGGCCCGCCTCGACGGCGACCGCTCCCGTGCCCGCACCATCACCGTCCCCACACGACTGATCGTCCGGGGCTCGGGGGAACGGCCCGCTCCGGCACTGCGGAAGGCCTGA